One Brassica rapa cultivar Chiifu-401-42 unplaced genomic scaffold, CAAS_Brap_v3.01 Scaffold0470, whole genome shotgun sequence DNA segment encodes these proteins:
- the LOC117130418 gene encoding uncharacterized protein LOC117130418, whose amino-acid sequence MTILEEADDRIDTVDRTVAELQDKVEVIHGGWRRLTDSNEEMSQRIGSVEKELSSMIRILNRLESHVVGDKGKSVASSGPSNGQVQFDSPRNDRDTEELGYRRIQHSFASRESLLKKIDLPVFDGSMPYGWISRVERYFRAARYDEHQKLELVALSLTGVVGNWYTWENEEEPFSSWLQFKQRMLDRFAESKDDEPRNRLSALRQTDSVQAYVKEFEELINVVKGIDEANLISRFYTGLKPEMKEVIKMKEPKGLRNHIAAVVKMESSMFCQMLADKSKTENRYSRTNSSAPKSNQTGGYHQVDKTKLLDAGKSGTSAGDRPRVHLTPQELAECKRLKLCFKCKAKWFKGHLCGSPELQVFTVIDGFEVEILGEQEEGMSETNNATESQMMQLSLYSFLGMN is encoded by the coding sequence ATGACGATACTCGAAGAAGCAGACGATCGGATCGATACCGTCGATCGTACGGTGGCGGAGTTACAAGACAAGGTGGAGGTGATTCACGGtggttggaggcggttaacggATTCGAATGAAGAGATGTCTCAGCGAATCGGTTCAGTCGAGAAGGAGCTGTCGTCGATGATTCGAATCTTGAACAGATTAGAATCGCACGTAGTCGGTGACAAAGGAAAGTCCGTGGCATCATCGGGCCCCTCTAACGGTCAGGTACAATTCGATTCTCCGAGAAACGACCGAGATACAGAAGAGCTAGGTTATCGGAGAATACAACATTCGTTTGCTAGTAGAGAAAGTCTGTTGAAGAAGATTGATTTGCCTGTGTTTGATGGTTCAATGCCTTATGGTTGGATCTCGAGAGTTGAGAGATATTTCAGGGCGGCTCGTTATGACGAACATCAGAAATTGGAATTGGTAGCTTTGAGTCTTACTGGAGTTGTAGGGAATTGGTATACATGGGAGAATGAGGAAGAACCTTTCAGTAGTTGGCTACAGTTCAAGCAAAGGATGTTGGATCGTTTTGCAGAATCGAAAGATGATGAACCGAGGAACAGATTATCTGCGTTGAGGCAAACAGACTCAGTTCAGGCTTACGTCAAGGAGTTCGAAGAGCTGATAAATGTGGTCAAGGGGATAGACGAAGCCAATTTGATCAGTCGGTTCTACACGGGGTTGAAACCAGAGATGAAGGAAGTGATCAAGATGAAAGAGCCAAAAGGATTAAGGAATCACATTGCTGCAGTAGTAAAGATGGAATCAAGCATGTTTTGTCAGATGTTAGCTGATAAATCTAAGACGGAGAACCGTTACTCGCGTACTAACAGCTCAGCTCCGAAGTCAAATCAGACGGGAGGTTATCACCAAGTGGATAAAACAAAACTTCTGGACGCAGGAAAGTCAGGTACCTCTGCGGGAGACAGACCTCGGGTGCACCTTACTCCTCAGGAACTAGCTGAGTGCAAGCGTTTGAAACTTTGTTTTAAATGCAAAGCGAAGTGGTTCAAAGGTCATCTATGTGGAAGTCCAGAGCTTCAGGTTTTCACGGTGATAGATGGATTTGAAGTAGAAATTTTGGGAGAACAAGAAGAGGGAATGAGTGAGACAAATAACGCGACAGAATCACAGATGATGCAACTGTCTCTGTACTCATTCTTAGGTATGAATTGA